Genomic window (Cryptococcus neoformans var. grubii H99 chromosome 9, complete sequence):
aaggaggcTTCGAAAGCTAATGAAGTGGCTCACCAAATAGCTCCAAGGAGCTCATGGCTGAATTAGGACCTCTATCCACTACTAGCTCATTGAGGACTTCAAACTGTTCTTCGGGCCTTGTTGAATGACGCATGATTACATCTTCGTCACTCCCAGCATCAGACAAATGTGAatctgcttcttcatcttccaagcTCTCCCAGCCACTCTTATGAACCCTTTTCTTAAGGGCACTGGCGCTGCCGTCCTTGATGATTCGCCGCTTTTTGGCCTTGGGGCCGTCAATATTGCCAGGAGTGCTCGTACGATATACTGTACAGCAAAAACGCATACGAAGGCTGACTCGTATCCCATCACGAATAACCTTGTCAATTATCTCTTTGTAGTCCTTGAAATCGAATTTGGTCAAGAAACCGAGGGAGCCAAGGGCAAAGGGAAGGACAGGAGGAACAATTCGTTGGCTTCAGAGAGTCAGTACTGGTTGCTTTAATTTTTTTATGACTCACAAAAGCCAAGAAGTATATAGGACTGTCCCATCACCTCCGAGCTGATAAAGACAGAACTCAGCACCCTTGACTTGCGTTATATAATATAACCTACTGTTATGACGAGGTCAAATAAGTGAGGAGTGTTTGAACAAAGCTTGTTGGTCCAGTACCTCAGCTGTCCCTCACCGACTGGGGTCGATGACCCCGAGGTGACTGGCTCCTCGTCTGTAGAAGACTCATTTAGAGTGTTCATGGACGAGagagaggacgaagagcgaTTGCTAATCATGGGCTCAAAAAGCTCCGGATGATCTCGCTGCAAGCCCGGGACATCGAACGCCTTTGAAGTCTCAAACTCAGAGTCTACATAGACCACCATGCCTCTCCCAAGTGATGCTGTGCCATAACGACTGTTGGTTCCTTTGGGTATCGAAGGGCTCTTTTGCATGAGATGAAGAGCCAGCTCCCTTGTAAGAGAGACAAGTTGATTGTCATTCACTTTAGTGACGATCAAAACATGCTGTATTCGAGAGCGCacaatccttcttcctggCATATAGTTAGGTTCACCTGCAAAAGGTCAGTTTACTGGTATTACAAAACTCACCAAGTTCCTTATTCATCTCTCTCACGCTTTGAGCGGTCTCTGCCAGCTGCTTGGTCAAGCTTTCgttctcttcgtcttcatcttcataaTACGGA
Coding sequences:
- a CDS encoding NAD kinase, with protein sequence MSHNRSDKAFESFRPMREQASSVAPAASSPNPNHVSQCFVHSLFKKRCLAALSSDESQSKKTPENQTPYYEDEDEENESLTKQLAETAQSVREMNKELGRRIVRSRIQHVLIVTKVNDNQLVSLTRELALHLMQKSPSIPKGTNSRYGTASLGRGMVVYVDSEFETSKAFDVPGLQRDHPELFEPMISNRSSSSLSSMNTLNESSTDEEPVTSGSSTPVGEGQLRYWTNKLCSNTPHLFDLVITLGGDGTVLYTSWLFQRIVPPVLPFALGSLGFLTKFDFKDYKEIIDKVIRDGIRVSLRMRFCCTVYRTSTPGNIDGPKAKKRRIIKDGSASALKKRVHKSGWESLEDEEADSHLSDAGSDEDVIMRHSTRPEEQFEVLNELVVDRGPNSAMSSLELFGDEYHLTTVQADGLTVSTPTGSTAYSLSAGGSLTSPQTSNILITPICPHTLSFRPVVLEDSIDIRVCVPFDSRTTAWTSFDGRSRLELKQGDHIKVTASRYPFPIILYADKSFPDWASSLSRKLRWNERERQKPYVLVEEARQQK
- a CDS encoding NAD kinase, variant; this encodes MPGRRIVRSRIQHVLIVTKVNDNQLVSLTRELALHLMQKSPSIPKGTNSRYGTASLGRGMVVYVDSEFETSKAFDVPGLQRDHPELFEPMISNRSSSSLSSMNTLNESSTDEEPVTSGSSTPVGEGQLRYWTNKLCSNTPHLFDLVITLGGDGTVLYTSWLFQRIVPPVLPFALGSLGFLTKFDFKDYKEIIDKVIRDGIRVSLRMRFCCTVYRTSTPGNIDGPKAKKRRIIKDGSASALKKRVHKSGWESLEDEEADSHLSDAGSDEDVIMRHSTRPEEQFEVLNELVVDRGPNSAMSSLELFGDEYHLTTVQADGLTVSTPTGSTAYSLSAGGSLTSPQTSNILITPICPHTLSFRPVVLEDSIDIRVCVPFDSRTTAWTSFDGRSRLELKQGDHIKVTASRYPFPIILYADKSFPDWASSLSRKLRWNERERQKPYVLVEEARQQK